The following are encoded in a window of Kitasatospora sp. NBC_01250 genomic DNA:
- a CDS encoding FtsX-like permease family protein: protein MSPDREPLDREPAAERTARGATAGRTPAPWVRTRLHTSRSAALLLALLVLGTAFLAAALPRTLDRDGDRALTKVLSSTTPQARSLTAALSSDTTDPSTGTSAYNQQTLDQVAEKLRGDLTAPLAPLPADDSYGASSGTRYLTDPALPRPGVGQDPVLSLYTLHDQDSHLRLVAGKLPEGHTLDVDGNLEFDVALTKAVADRLGVGVGSALNTSMLSALGRSRPHQPEHSVQAVVVGLFEPTDAKQAIWSTAGCLLTPCLEAVGAPPEPYWDVDALVAPTDLTALPQWNGAKLFWQIPIDPHHLHSYQVGQAQQLIGSMLDGPLAASLGTSIKVPSLRPSSMLPDAFTKALNQQSAAAPLHAIGPIGAGTVALVVLLLAAGLAVDRRRAELILLRARGGSLPAIGGRLLAETAVLTVPAAGLGTALALLLLPAPRWTAAVLTGVLVGLLALLPFPLRAVLLLRASGPRGKGRAAGATRPTRRRRFTRLLGSPRRLVAELAALALAAAAVLAVRRRGMAPPGSSLDLLLTAAPLLLAVAGAVLLARLFPLLLTPGVRWAARRPGAVGFLGLARATRTGAASGAGGGSTGAGDGTAARPGPTMLPLLALLLAVTTAGFGVTMLSSADAARQVAVRQAVGGDARVLANDSGTLPNGFVPAAAKLPGVRSGTAAVIDDGATTGTADGSALPDMILVMVDPESYAALARDVGYGQFDPALLKAPADPDAMVPALVNTTYASRLGTQGNYVQLPNAYGRLKIQVVGTIQATPAVPVLGERPVLLVSSDAVARQRPAAAALANAPTAWFGTGDGITGAALRGLLNQELGAGKDATAQVNAGFNIATRDDYAREMADNPLQRSAEQLFWASVVAAAGYCVLSLLLTLLRAAPERSALLARLRTMGLRPRQGLVLILVEALPQTLVAAVAGAGIACLSAPLLGTAVNLSAMVGASVPGGLRAAPGQVAWQALILAGLSTGVVVAETLFAGRRQINTELRAGDQR, encoded by the coding sequence GTGAGCCCCGATCGCGAACCGCTCGATCGCGAGCCCGCCGCCGAGCGGACCGCCCGCGGCGCCACGGCCGGGCGCACCCCCGCGCCCTGGGTCAGGACCAGGCTGCACACCAGCCGGTCCGCCGCCCTGCTGCTGGCCCTGCTGGTACTCGGCACCGCCTTCCTGGCCGCCGCGCTCCCGCGGACCCTGGACCGGGACGGCGACCGGGCGCTGACCAAGGTGCTCAGCAGCACCACGCCCCAGGCCCGCAGCCTGACGGCCGCCCTGAGCTCCGACACCACCGATCCCAGCACCGGAACCTCGGCGTACAACCAGCAGACCCTGGACCAGGTCGCCGAGAAGCTGCGCGGCGACCTGACCGCACCACTGGCGCCCCTGCCCGCCGACGACTCCTACGGCGCGAGCAGCGGCACCCGTTACCTGACCGACCCCGCGCTGCCCCGGCCCGGTGTCGGCCAGGACCCGGTGCTCAGCCTCTACACCCTGCACGACCAGGACTCCCACCTGCGGCTGGTGGCCGGGAAGCTGCCCGAGGGCCACACCCTCGACGTCGACGGCAACCTCGAGTTCGACGTCGCGCTCACCAAAGCGGTGGCCGACCGCCTCGGGGTCGGCGTCGGCTCCGCCCTGAACACCAGCATGCTCTCGGCCCTCGGCCGGTCCAGGCCGCACCAGCCGGAGCACTCGGTCCAGGCCGTGGTGGTCGGCCTCTTCGAGCCGACCGACGCGAAGCAGGCGATCTGGTCCACCGCCGGCTGCCTCCTGACTCCCTGTCTGGAGGCCGTCGGCGCGCCGCCGGAGCCCTACTGGGACGTCGATGCCCTGGTCGCCCCCACGGATCTGACCGCGCTGCCCCAGTGGAACGGGGCCAAGCTGTTCTGGCAGATCCCGATCGACCCGCACCACCTGCACAGCTACCAGGTCGGCCAGGCACAGCAGCTGATCGGCTCCATGCTGGACGGCCCGCTGGCCGCTTCCCTGGGCACCAGCATCAAGGTCCCCAGCCTGCGCCCCAGCTCGATGCTGCCGGACGCGTTCACCAAGGCGCTGAACCAGCAGTCCGCCGCCGCCCCGCTGCACGCGATCGGACCGATCGGCGCCGGCACGGTGGCGCTGGTGGTCCTGCTGCTGGCCGCCGGGCTCGCGGTGGACCGCCGCCGCGCCGAACTGATCCTGCTGCGGGCCCGCGGCGGCTCGCTGCCCGCGATCGGCGGGCGACTGCTCGCCGAGACCGCCGTTCTGACCGTGCCCGCCGCAGGGCTCGGCACGGCGCTCGCCCTGCTCCTGCTGCCCGCCCCGCGCTGGACGGCGGCGGTGCTGACCGGCGTGCTGGTCGGTCTGCTCGCGCTGCTGCCGTTCCCGCTGCGGGCGGTCCTGCTGCTGCGCGCCAGCGGTCCGCGCGGCAAGGGTCGCGCCGCCGGTGCGACCCGGCCCACCCGGCGCCGGCGGTTCACCCGGCTGCTGGGCAGCCCGCGCCGGCTGGTGGCCGAGCTGGCCGCGCTGGCGCTGGCCGCAGCCGCCGTCCTCGCGGTGCGGCGGCGCGGGATGGCGCCGCCGGGCAGCTCGCTCGACCTGCTGCTGACCGCCGCGCCGCTGCTGCTGGCGGTGGCCGGGGCGGTGCTGCTGGCCAGGCTCTTCCCGCTGCTGCTCACCCCCGGCGTGCGCTGGGCGGCCCGGCGGCCCGGTGCGGTCGGCTTTCTGGGCCTGGCCCGGGCCACCCGGACCGGGGCGGCGAGCGGCGCCGGCGGCGGGTCCACCGGTGCCGGCGACGGCACGGCGGCCCGGCCTGGACCGACCATGCTGCCGCTGCTGGCGCTGCTGCTCGCGGTCACCACCGCCGGCTTCGGGGTCACCATGCTCAGCTCCGCCGACGCGGCGCGCCAGGTGGCGGTCCGTCAGGCGGTGGGCGGCGATGCCCGGGTGCTGGCGAACGACTCCGGCACGCTGCCGAACGGGTTCGTCCCGGCCGCCGCCAAGCTGCCCGGAGTGCGCTCCGGCACCGCGGCGGTGATCGACGACGGGGCGACGACCGGGACCGCGGACGGCAGCGCGCTGCCCGACATGATCCTCGTCATGGTCGATCCGGAGAGCTATGCGGCGCTGGCCCGGGACGTGGGCTACGGGCAGTTCGACCCGGCGCTGCTGAAGGCCCCGGCCGACCCCGATGCCATGGTGCCCGCCCTGGTCAACACCACCTACGCGAGCCGGCTCGGTACCCAGGGCAACTACGTCCAGCTGCCGAACGCCTACGGCAGGCTGAAGATCCAGGTGGTCGGCACCATCCAGGCCACCCCCGCGGTGCCGGTCCTCGGCGAGCGGCCGGTGCTCCTGGTGTCGAGCGACGCGGTGGCCCGCCAGCGGCCGGCGGCGGCGGCGCTGGCGAACGCACCGACCGCGTGGTTCGGCACCGGCGACGGGATCACCGGTGCGGCGCTGCGCGGGCTGCTGAACCAGGAGCTGGGTGCGGGCAAGGACGCAACCGCCCAGGTGAACGCCGGCTTCAACATCGCCACCCGGGACGACTACGCCCGGGAGATGGCCGACAACCCGCTGCAGCGCTCGGCGGAGCAGCTGTTCTGGGCCTCGGTCGTCGCCGCTGCCGGGTACTGCGTGCTCTCGCTGCTGCTGACCCTGCTGCGCGCGGCGCCCGAACGCTCGGCGCTGCTGGCCCGGCTGCGCACCATGGGCCTGCGTCCGCGCCAGGGCCTGGTCCTCATCCTGGTCGAGGCGCTGCCGCAGACCCTGGTGGCCGCGGTCGCCGGAGCCGGCATCGCCTGCCTGTCCGCGCCGCTGCTGGGCACGGCGGTCAACCTGTCGGCCATGGTCGGGGCGAGCGTGCCCGGCGGGCTGCGGGCGGCCCCCGGGCAGGTGGCCTGGCAGGCACTGATCCTGGCCGGGCTGTCCACGGGGGTCGTGGTCGCGGAGACGCTGTTCGCCGGGCGGCGGCAGATCAATACCGAGTTGAGAGCGGGTGACCAGCGGTGA
- a CDS encoding ABC transporter ATP-binding protein, which translates to MAGDTSAAGGAAGVADPAAPDVTLDELRQRALSARDAPAYGQDSVIACDRVVRIFSADRVEVQALQGLDLLVGKGDLIALVGASGSGKSTLLNILAGLDVPSAGSATVAGCDLLTMTSKERLRYRREVVGFVWQQTARNLMPFLTAAQNVALPMQLNGERWSAGRAKRRAARAGELLAALGIDHLADRRPAQLSGGEQQRVAIAVAMANNPSVVLADEPTGELDSETAAGIFEAFRTVNRELGATVVIVTHDPMVAGEVRRTVAIRDGRTASEVLRRTVTEADGTERVNEREYVMLDRTGRVQLPREFLTALGMEHRVAVDLVADHIAVRPDDQQEA; encoded by the coding sequence TTGGCGGGTGACACCTCGGCGGCCGGCGGCGCGGCGGGGGTGGCGGATCCCGCCGCGCCGGACGTCACGCTCGACGAGCTGCGGCAGCGGGCCCTGAGCGCCCGCGACGCCCCGGCCTACGGGCAGGACTCGGTGATCGCCTGCGACCGGGTGGTGCGGATCTTCAGCGCCGACCGGGTCGAGGTGCAGGCCCTCCAGGGCCTGGACCTGCTGGTCGGCAAGGGGGACCTGATCGCCCTGGTCGGCGCCTCCGGAAGCGGCAAGTCCACCCTGCTCAACATCCTGGCCGGCCTCGACGTCCCGTCCGCCGGCTCGGCCACCGTGGCCGGCTGCGACCTGCTGACCATGACGTCCAAGGAGCGCCTGCGCTACCGCCGGGAGGTGGTCGGCTTCGTCTGGCAGCAGACCGCCAGGAACCTGATGCCGTTCCTGACGGCGGCCCAGAACGTGGCGCTGCCGATGCAGCTGAACGGCGAGCGCTGGTCGGCGGGACGGGCCAAGCGCCGCGCCGCCCGGGCCGGTGAGCTGCTGGCCGCGCTCGGCATCGACCACCTGGCCGACCGGCGGCCCGCCCAGCTCTCCGGCGGCGAGCAGCAGCGGGTGGCGATCGCGGTGGCGATGGCCAACAACCCCTCGGTGGTGCTGGCCGACGAGCCGACCGGTGAACTGGACTCCGAGACCGCCGCCGGGATCTTCGAGGCGTTCCGCACCGTCAACCGCGAGCTGGGCGCCACCGTGGTGATCGTGACGCACGACCCCATGGTGGCCGGGGAGGTCCGCCGCACGGTGGCGATCCGTGACGGGCGCACCGCCTCCGAGGTGCTGCGCCGGACCGTGACCGAGGCGGACGGCACGGAACGCGTCAACGAGCGGGAGTACGTGATGCTGGACCGCACCGGGCGGGTGCAGCTGCCGCGCGAGTTCCTCACGGCGCTCGGGATGGAGCACCGGGTCGCGGTCGACCTGGTCGCCGATCACATCGCGGTGCGGCCGGACGACCAGCAGGAGGCGTGA
- a CDS encoding acyl-CoA thioesterase, whose translation MARHIYACPLRWSDMDAFGHVNNVVFLRYLEEARIDFMFTQATAAGAGEFAGGSVVARHEIDYKVPLVHRPEPVTIETWVTRIGGASLTVSYEVKDRAEDGTETVYVRASTIVVPYDLKAARPRRISPVEREFLSRFMDEPAEAKSRADQVAVAAA comes from the coding sequence GTGGCGCGCCACATCTACGCCTGCCCGTTGCGGTGGTCCGACATGGACGCCTTCGGCCACGTGAACAACGTGGTCTTCCTGCGCTACCTGGAGGAGGCCCGGATCGACTTCATGTTCACCCAGGCCACCGCCGCCGGTGCGGGGGAGTTCGCGGGCGGCTCGGTGGTCGCGCGGCACGAGATCGACTACAAGGTGCCGCTGGTGCACCGCCCGGAGCCGGTGACCATCGAGACCTGGGTGACCAGGATCGGTGGCGCCTCGCTCACGGTCAGCTACGAGGTGAAGGACCGGGCCGAGGACGGCACCGAGACGGTGTACGTCCGGGCGTCGACCATCGTGGTCCCGTACGACCTGAAGGCCGCCCGGCCGCGCCGGATCAGCCCGGTGGAGCGGGAGTTCCTCAGCCGCTTCATGGACGAGCCCGCCGAAGCGAAGAGCAGGGCGGACCAGGTCGCGGTGGCCGCGGCCTGA
- the ettA gene encoding energy-dependent translational throttle protein EttA has protein sequence MAEYIYTMRKLRKAHGDKVILDDVTLSFLPGAKIGVVGPNGAGKSTVLKMMAGLEQPSNGDAFLSPGFTVGMLLQEPPLDESKTVLENVQDGVKEVKGKLDRFNEIAELMATDYSDALLDEMGKLQEELDHSNAWDLEAQLEQAMDALGCPPGDWPVTSLSGGERRRVALCKLLLEAPDLLLLDEPTNHLDAESVNWLEQHLAKYAGTVVAVTHDRYFLDHVAQWILELDRGRALSYEGNYSTYLESKQSRLKVEGQKDAKRAKRLKEELEWVRSNAKGRQAKSKARLARYEEMAAEADKMRKLDFEEIQIPPGPRLGSVVVEVDKLNKAFGEKVLIDDLSFTLPRNGIVGVIGPNGAGKTTLFKMLQGLETPDSGDVKVGETVKISYVDQGRSNIDPKKTLWEVVSDGLDWINVGQVEMPSRAYVSAFGFKGPDQQKPAGVLSGGERNRLNLALTLKQGGNLLLLDEPTNDLDVETLSSLENALLEFPGCAVVISHDRWFLDRVATHILAYEGESKWFWFEGNFESYEKNKIERLGADAARPHRATYKKLTRG, from the coding sequence GTGGCGGAATACATCTACACCATGCGCAAGTTGCGCAAGGCGCACGGCGACAAGGTCATCCTTGACGACGTGACGCTCAGTTTCCTCCCCGGAGCGAAGATCGGCGTTGTCGGCCCCAACGGCGCCGGTAAGTCCACCGTCCTCAAGATGATGGCCGGCCTGGAGCAGCCCTCCAACGGTGACGCCTTCCTTTCGCCCGGATTCACCGTCGGCATGCTCCTGCAGGAGCCGCCGTTGGACGAGTCCAAGACGGTCCTGGAGAACGTCCAGGACGGCGTCAAGGAGGTCAAGGGCAAGCTCGACCGGTTCAACGAGATCGCCGAGCTGATGGCGACCGACTACTCGGACGCGCTGCTGGACGAGATGGGCAAGCTCCAGGAGGAGCTGGACCACTCCAACGCCTGGGACCTCGAGGCCCAGCTGGAGCAGGCCATGGACGCGCTGGGCTGCCCGCCCGGCGACTGGCCGGTCACCAGCCTCTCCGGTGGTGAGCGCCGCCGCGTCGCGCTCTGCAAGCTGCTGCTCGAGGCGCCCGACCTGCTGCTGCTCGACGAGCCCACCAACCACCTCGACGCCGAGTCGGTGAACTGGCTGGAGCAGCACCTGGCCAAGTACGCCGGTACCGTCGTCGCGGTCACCCACGACCGGTACTTCCTGGACCACGTCGCGCAGTGGATCCTGGAGCTGGACCGCGGCCGGGCCCTGTCCTACGAGGGCAACTACTCCACCTACCTGGAGTCCAAGCAGTCGCGCCTCAAGGTCGAGGGCCAGAAGGACGCCAAGCGCGCCAAGCGGCTCAAGGAAGAGCTCGAGTGGGTCCGCTCCAACGCCAAGGGCCGCCAGGCCAAGTCCAAGGCCCGCCTCGCCCGTTACGAGGAGATGGCGGCCGAGGCCGACAAGATGCGGAAGCTGGACTTCGAGGAGATCCAGATCCCGCCGGGCCCGCGTCTGGGCAGTGTCGTGGTCGAGGTCGACAAGCTCAACAAGGCCTTCGGCGAGAAGGTCCTGATCGACGACCTCAGCTTCACCCTGCCGCGCAACGGCATCGTCGGCGTGATCGGCCCCAACGGCGCCGGCAAGACCACGCTCTTCAAGATGCTGCAGGGCCTGGAGACCCCGGACTCCGGCGACGTCAAGGTCGGCGAGACCGTCAAGATCAGCTACGTCGACCAGGGCCGTTCCAACATCGACCCGAAGAAGACCCTGTGGGAGGTCGTCTCCGACGGCCTCGACTGGATCAACGTCGGCCAGGTCGAGATGCCCTCGCGCGCCTACGTCTCGGCGTTCGGTTTCAAGGGTCCGGACCAGCAGAAGCCGGCCGGTGTGCTCTCCGGTGGTGAGCGCAACCGCCTCAACCTGGCACTCACCCTCAAGCAGGGCGGCAACCTGCTGCTCCTCGACGAGCCGACCAACGACCTCGACGTCGAGACGCTCTCCTCGCTGGAGAACGCGCTGCTGGAGTTCCCGGGCTGCGCCGTGGTCATCTCCCACGACCGCTGGTTCCTGGACCGAGTGGCCACCCACATCCTCGCCTACGAGGGCGAGAGCAAGTGGTTCTGGTTCGAGGGCAACTTCGAGTCGTACGAGAAGAACAAGATCGAGCGCCTGGGCGCCGATGCGGCCCGTCCGCACCGCGCGACCTACAAGAAGCTGACCCGAGGCTGA
- a CDS encoding Cys-Gln thioester bond-forming surface protein yields MLTSSMMVGGGFVLAGAAVADGGTGAGATATLQDGLKFGGQIKINDGDWNAGGGLIVLKNADGTEFDTYCIDLNMETKPHAKYQETAWSGTSLATNPDAGKINWILQNSYPQVSDLHKLGSEVGVPSLDANEAAAGTQAAIWHFSDHVKAVPLDAGAATLASYLISHVQDVKEPAPSLTLSPSSVSGKSGSLLGPITVASTGNSVSASLDSTSSAAGVVLTDKSGNVLSDQSGALTKPVQNGDQLFVKAPAGANAGTATVSAKASADVQVGRAFTSLGYTPSNHSQTLILAGTQTDTVTASATATWAPTGPVLAFSAMVDCTKSGVVVTATNNGDQPFTVGVTDEGSGMPSLTVAPGQTQSEVVPVGEGAAYDIKVTGPKGQQEFQGIRNCQVAPSHSPSPSTSATPVTSATPSSSSSSPATATPSSSASASSPAVVAPSASASPTSTNGKTLAFTGGGSNSGLIAGVAGALVLLGGGAVYTMRRRGRHSRTTA; encoded by the coding sequence ATGCTCACGTCGAGCATGATGGTCGGCGGCGGGTTCGTTCTGGCGGGTGCGGCCGTCGCGGATGGCGGCACCGGTGCCGGAGCGACCGCGACACTTCAGGACGGCCTGAAGTTCGGCGGCCAGATCAAGATCAATGACGGCGACTGGAACGCCGGCGGCGGTCTGATCGTCCTCAAGAACGCGGACGGCACCGAGTTCGACACGTACTGCATCGATCTCAACATGGAGACGAAGCCGCACGCCAAGTACCAGGAGACCGCCTGGTCCGGCACCTCGCTGGCGACCAACCCCGACGCCGGCAAGATCAACTGGATCCTGCAGAACTCGTACCCGCAGGTCTCCGACCTCCACAAGCTGGGCAGCGAGGTCGGTGTCCCCTCGCTCGACGCCAACGAGGCCGCCGCCGGTACCCAGGCTGCGATCTGGCACTTCTCGGACCACGTCAAGGCCGTCCCGCTGGACGCCGGCGCCGCGACCCTCGCCAGCTACCTGATCAGCCACGTGCAGGACGTCAAGGAGCCGGCTCCCTCGCTGACCCTGTCCCCGTCGTCGGTCTCCGGCAAGAGCGGCTCGCTGCTCGGCCCGATCACCGTCGCCAGCACGGGCAACTCCGTCAGCGCCTCGCTCGACAGCACCTCCAGTGCGGCCGGCGTGGTCCTCACCGACAAGAGCGGCAACGTTCTGTCCGACCAGAGCGGAGCCCTGACCAAGCCCGTCCAGAACGGTGACCAGCTCTTCGTGAAGGCCCCGGCCGGCGCGAACGCGGGTACGGCGACGGTCAGCGCCAAGGCGTCGGCCGACGTCCAGGTCGGTCGTGCGTTCACCAGCCTCGGCTACACGCCCTCGAACCACAGCCAGACGCTGATCCTCGCGGGCACCCAGACCGACACCGTGACCGCCAGTGCCACCGCCACCTGGGCGCCGACCGGTCCGGTCCTCGCCTTCTCGGCGATGGTCGACTGCACCAAGAGCGGCGTCGTCGTCACCGCCACCAACAATGGTGACCAGCCCTTCACCGTCGGTGTGACCGACGAGGGCAGCGGCATGCCGTCCCTCACGGTCGCCCCGGGCCAGACCCAGAGCGAGGTCGTCCCGGTCGGCGAGGGTGCGGCCTACGACATCAAGGTCACCGGCCCCAAGGGCCAGCAGGAGTTCCAGGGCATCCGCAACTGCCAGGTCGCCCCGAGCCACTCCCCGAGCCCGAGCACCTCGGCCACTCCGGTGACCTCGGCGACCCCGAGCAGCTCCAGCAGCAGCCCGGCCACCGCGACCCCGAGCAGCTCGGCCAGCGCCAGCAGCCCGGCCGTCGTGGCCCCGAGCGCCTCGGCCAGCCCGACCAGCACGAACGGCAAGACCCTCGCCTTCACCGGTGGCGGCAGCAACTCCGGCCTGATCGCCGGTGTCGCCGGTGCGCTGGTCCTGCTCGGCGGTGGCGCGGTCTACACGATGCGTCGTCGGGGCCGTCACAGCCGCACCACGGCCTGA